In Apis cerana isolate GH-2021 linkage group LG6, AcerK_1.0, whole genome shotgun sequence, the following are encoded in one genomic region:
- the LOC107999180 gene encoding small ribosomal subunit protein RACK1 has protein sequence MTETLQLRGTLRGHNGWVTQIATNPKYPDMILSSSRDKTLIVWKLTRDEANYGIPQKRLYGHSHFISDVVLSSDGNYALSGSWDKTLRLWDLAAGRTTRRFEDHTKDVLSVAFSVDNRQIVSGSRDKTIKLWNTLAECKYTIQDDGHTDWVSCVRFSPNHSNPIIVSAGWDKLVKVWNLTNCRLKINHCGHTGYLNTVTVSPDGSLCASGGKDCKAMLWDLNDGKHLHTLDHNDIITALCFSPNRYWLCAAFGPWIKIWDLETKEMVEELKPEVVSATSKAEPPHCLSLAWSTDGQTLFAGYSDNTIRVWQVSVTSR, from the exons atgactGAAACTCTTCAATTAAGAGGTACACTTCGGGGACACAATGGATGGGTTACCCAAATTGCTACAAATCCAAAATATCCAGATATGATATTATCTTCTTCACGag ataaaacttTGATTGTGTGGAAATTAACACGTGACGAAGCTAATTATGGTATTCCTCAAAAACGCTTGTATGGTCATTCTCATTTTATTAGTGATGTAGTTCTATCATCTGATGGTAATTATGCTCTGTCTGGTTCATGGGACAAAACTCTTCGCCTTTGGGATTTGGCTGCAGGTCGTACTACACGAAGATTCGAAGATCATACCAAG GATGTCTTAAGTGTTGCCTTTTCTGTGGATAATCGTCAAATTGTCTCTGGTTCTCgagataaaacaattaaattatggaATACTTTAGCTGAATGCAAGTATACTATTCAAGATGATGGGCACACAGATTGGGTCAGTTGTGTACGTTTTTCGCCAAACCATTCAAATCCCATTATTGTTTCTGCAGGTTGGGATAAATTAGTCAag GTATGGAATTTAACAAACTGCAGATTGAAAATCAATCATTGTGGACATACTGGGTATCTTAATACAGTTACTGTGTCACCTGATGGTTCGCTTTGTGCTTCTGGTGGCAag gattGTAAGGCTATGTTATGGGATTTGAATGATGGAAAACATCTTCATACCTTGGATCACAATGATATTATAACAGCTTTGTGCTTTAGTCCTAATCGTTATTGGCTCTGTGCAGCATTTGGACCTTGGATCAAAATATGGGATCTTGAAACCAAAGAGATGGTTGAAGAATTAAAACCAGAGGTTGTATCTGCAACAAGTAAAGCAGAACCACCCCATTGTTTATCTTTAGCATGGTCTACTGATGGACAAACACTCTTTGCTGGTTACTCAGACAATACTATTCGTGTCTGGCAAGTTTCTGTGACTAGCcgttaa
- the LOC107999181 gene encoding NFU1 iron-sulfur cluster scaffold homolog, mitochondrial-like, with product MDKILIYTLYVSRRLACTSSATYQYSKIFKNCTVRMYTNYNNRLLKSCLLPVTKSFNIMQKRTMFIQTQDTPNPNSLKFLPGVKILEQGQTKDFPNAIDGYCSPLAKMLFRIDGVKSVFFGPDFITVTKSDEDVEWKLLKPEIFAVIMDFFASGLPVLTDEQPAADTQISDDDSEIVQMIKELLDTRIRPTVQEDGGDIVFMGFEEGIVKLKMQGSCTSCPSSVITLKNGVQNMMQFYIPEVLGVVQVEDETDQIAKKEFEKFEEKIKNAKTNEK from the exons atggataaaattttaatatatacattatatgttaGTCGACGATTAGCATGTACATCTTCTGCAACATATCAATATTCAaa aatttttaaaaattgtactgtacgtatgtatacaaactataataatcgtttattGAAATCATGTTTGCTTCCTGTcacaaaatcatttaatattatgcaaaaacGTACAATGTTCATACAAACACAAGATACACCAAATCCCAATAGTCTAAAATTTTTACCTGgagttaaaatattagaacaaGGCCAAACTAAGGATTTTCCCAATGCTATAGATGGATATTGCTCACCACTTGCAAAGATGTTATTTCGTATTGATGGTGTGAAATCTGTATTTTTTGGTCCTGATTTTATTACAGTAACAAAATCTGATGAAGATGTAGAGTGGAAATTATTAAAGCCAGAAATATTTGCTGTTATAATGGATTTCTTTGCATCTGGTTTACCTGTATTAACTGATGAACAACCTGCAGCAGATACtc aaatTAGTGATGATGATAGTGAAATAGTACAAATGATAAAAGAGTTATTAGATACTCGAATACGACCAACAGTACAAGAAGATGGTGGTGATATTGTATTTATG GGTTTCGAAGAAGgtatagtaaaattaaaaatgcaagGTTCCTGTACAAGTTGTCCAAGTTCAGTGATTACTTTAAAGAATGGAGTCCAAAATATGatgcaattttatattccaGAAGTTCTTGGAGTAGTACAAGTTGAAGATGAAACTGATCAAATTGCaaagaaagaatttgaaaaatttgaagagaaaattaaaaatgctaaAACTAATGAAAAATAG
- the LOC107999175 gene encoding CD109 antigen isoform X1, with product MIWQWFHIFFLFSIILNVTAESYYSIIAPKVIRADSEYHVAVSTTGVSTPSTIYIELNGLLDNGEIFNVSQVTRVQPYMTRILQFEIGDIIPGKYQLIARGLSGIEFSNSKSIDYVLKSYSVFIQTDRAIYKPGNKVMFRCILLNSRLRPTLERLVDIYITDGKGNRIKQWIRPSVTHGIFNGEIELSEFPVLGTWKITANVGDQTFEKDFEVAEYILPNFEVTIDASKHFTFKESKITATIYAKYIYGKPVKGEATITAYPDIFSGVIQPIYQQPVRKVIPINGKVIVDFDIYNELKLTDEYERPVMLDVTIEESLTGRRQNTSTHITLHKNKYTMDLIKTSEYYKPGLKYTAFIKITYHDGTPVRDNKNPVTIKYGYSYNIDNQSVYTNITGMLDENGMVKLDFYPPKTNDNISYPLNIEAQYLNLYEWFPSTNQAMSQNNEYIQAILKTEKPMVNQDIEIEVNSTIPLKYINYEIFGRGDILDAGSIYVQNKHTTNFKFLATYVMAPTAHVIVYYVGNDGEVIADALDVELEGVLQNFVDIKMAPEEVAPGENVNLIITSKPNSYIGLLGVDQRSLLLKSGNDISYEQVYKELKSYDNAHESPYTNSIFDRYLWSPGSATAKDVFRESGAIIITNGYVHENLPIKQPGILEGRITGSPHGASTLRPDLGPPVMHKLATRPPLAGPYAFSRIPPPVWNKPRVFLMHDILNTWLFTNFSAGLEGKNELKRNVPDSITSWVLTAFSVNDVHGLGLIKEPQKLKVFRPFFITMDLPYSVIRGEIVAIQIVVFNYMNKNVVAEVLLTNEGQFDFAEISNEIQDVPKLELYRKKKVEVKANSGSSISFMIIPRELGYITIKATANSILAGDSVNRKLLVKAEGETQYVNRATFLDLRNTKSTSINVTIDIPKNAVPGSEHIEISAVGDILGPSILNLANLIKMPSGCGEQNMLNFVPNIMILNYLKNTNQLTQAVQNKALRYMEIGYQRELTYRHNDGSFSAFGMSDSNGSTWLTAFVAKAFKQAAAYIPIEDRIIDEALQWLSNNQAPNGSFPEVGRVSHRDMQGGAAKGLTLTAFTLIAFLENANTNGKYRNTINKGIDYIVRNINDLNDAYALSICTYALNLAKHPYENTVFNLLESKAMTKEDIKWWNKPIPVNDKNPWYYSLPRSIDVEMTSYSLLTYLERNLIADSIPIMKWLVKQRNAEGGFASTQDTVIGIQALAKLGEKLITKNNNIQNNNISVTFAYEGGGQSQMNINSDNSMILQKQMLSRKTRLVNITATGNGFVLVQVTYQYNLNVTGAWPLFTLDPQVDKNSNANHLQLSICSGFVPTKEANESNMVVMEVNLPSGFTVDKESLPSLEVSQNVKRVETKNGDTIVILYFDEMSRQEYCPTVSAFRTHKVAKQKPVPVTIYDYYDSSRRARVFYEPRKATLCDICEDEDCEDLCVSQPGKQKDLSQSSASYLSTCIYLYSLFTSFYIIYFGYL from the exons atgatttggcAGtggtttcatattttttttttattctccataatattaaatgttactGCAGAATC atattatagcATAATAGCTCCAAAAGTAATACGAGCTGATTCTGAATATCATGTAGCTGTAAGTACTACTGGTGTATCAACACcatcaacaatatatattgaattgaatggATTGCTTGATAatggagaaatatttaatgtatctcAAGTTACACGTGTACAACCATACATGAcaagaattttacaatttgag attggTGATATTATTCCTggcaaatatcaattaattgcaCGTGGTTTGTCAggaatagaattttcaaattctaaatCAATAGATTATGTTCTCAAAAGTTATTCAGTTTTTATTCAAACTGATAGAGCAATTTATAAACCAGGAAATAAAGTTATGTTTCGatgtattttattgaattctagACTTAGACCTACACTTGAAAGATtagtagatatttatattaca gATGGAAAAGGAAATAGAATTAAGCAGTGGATTCGCCCATCTGTAACTCATGGAATTTTCAATGGAGAAATTGAACTATCTGAATTTCCAGTTTTAGGTACTTGGAAAATTACAGCTAATGTTGGAGATCAAACATTTGAAAAGGATTTTGAAGTTGCTGAATATATATTACCTAATTTTGAAGTAACAATTGATGCTTCtaaacattttacatttaaagaatcaaaaattacTGCAACAATTTATGCCAA GTATATTTATGGTAAACCAGTGAAAGGCGAAGCAACAATTACAGCTTATCCAGATATTTTTTCTGGTGTAATACAACCAATATATCAACAACCTGTACGAAAAGTAATTCCTATAAATGGAAAAGTAATTgttgattttgatatttataatgaattaaa attaactGATGAATATGAAAGACCAGTCATGCTTGATGTTACAATAGAAGAATCTTTAACTGGTAGAAGACAAAATACTTCTACACATATaacattacataaaaataaatatacaatggatttaataaaaacatcagaatattataaaccaggattaaaatatacagcattt ataaaaataacatatcatGATGGAACACCAgtaagagataataaaaatcctgttacaataaaatatggatatagttataatattgataatcagtccgtatatacaaatattactgGTATGTTGGATGAAAATGGAATggtaaaattagatttttatccgCCAAAAACTAATGATAACATTTCTTATCCTTTAAACATTGAg gctcaatatttaaatctttatgaaTGGTTTCCATCAACAAATCAAGCTATGtctcaaaataatgaatatatacaagCTATTTTGAAAACTGAAAAACCTATG gTTAATCAAGATATAGAAATTGAAGTCAATTCTACAAttccattgaaatatattaattatgaaatatttggacGCGGTGATATATTAGATGCAGGTTCTAtttatgtacaaaataaacatacaacaaattttaa attcttAGCGACATATGTTATGGCTCCTACTGCACatgtaattgtatattatgtagGAAATGATGGTGAAGTCATTGCAGATGCTTTAGATGTAGAATTAGAAGGAGtacttcaaaatttt gttgATATCAAAATGGCACCTGAAGAAGTTGCACCAGgagaaaatgttaatttaattattacgtcAAAACCAAATTCATATATTGGATTATTAGGTGTAGATCAAAGATCTCTTCTATTAAAATCTGGCAATGATATTTCatat gaacaagtatataaagaattaaaatcatatgatAATGCACATGAATCACCTTATACAAATTCCatttttgatcgatatttATGGAGTCCTGGTTCAGCTACAGCAAAAGATGTTTTcaga gaaAGTGGTGCTATTATCATAACAAATGGATATGTTCATGAAAATTTACCCATTA AACAACCGGGAATACTGGAAGGTAGAATAACAGGCTCACCTCATGGAGCATCCACACTTCGACCAGACCTTGGTCCACCTGTTATGCACAAACTAGCAACAAGACCACCATTGGCAGGTCCTTATGCCTTCTCTCGCATCCCACCTCCTGTATGGAATAAGCCCCGTGTTTTCCTAATGCATGACATCTTAAACACTTGGCTTTTTACAAACTTCTCTGCAgg gcTTGAGGGAAAAAATGAGCTGAAAAGAAATGTACCTGATTCGATTACATCATGGGTGCTTACTGCATTTTCTGTAAATGATGTTCATGGATTAGGTCTTATAAAAGAACCACAAAAG ttGAAAGTTTTTAGACCATTTTTCATTACAATGGATCTTCCTTATTCCGTGATCCGAGGCGAAATTGTTGCAATTCAAATCgtagtatttaattatatgaataaaaatgttgtAGCTGaagttttattaacaaatgaaGGCCAATTTGATTTTGCAGAAATATCTAATGAAATTCAAGATGTaccaa aattagaattatatcgtAAGAAGAAAGTTGAAGTAAAAGCTAACTCTGGAAGTAGTATATCCTTCATGATTATTCCACGAGAATTGGGATACATTACAATTAAAGCAACTGCAAATAGTATATTAGCTGGAGATAGTGTTAATCGTAAACTTCTTGTtaag gCTGAAGGAGAAACGCAATATGTAAACAGAGCAACTTTCTTAGATCTTAGAAATACAAAAAGTACATCAATTAATGTCACAATTGATATACCCAAAAATGCTGTACCAGGTTCAGaacatattgaaatatctGCAGTAG gtgATATTTTGGGTCCAAGCATTTTGAATTTggcaaatttaatcaaaatgccATCTGGTTGTGGGGaacaaaatatgttaaattttgttccaaacataatgatattaaattatctcaaA aatacaaATCAATTAACACAAGCAGTGCAAAACAAAGCTCTTAGATATATGGAAATAGGCTATCAAAGAGAATTAACTTATAGACATAATGATGGATCATTTAGTGCATTTGGCATGTCTGATAGCAATGGAAGTACatg gcTTACAGCATTTGTTGCAAAAGCTTTTAAACAAGCTGCTGCATATATTCCAATTGAAGATAGAATAATAGATGAAGCTTTGCAATGGTTATCAAATAATCAAGCTCCTAATGGAAGTTTTCCTGAAGTAGGAAGAGTTAGTCATCGAGACATGCAAGGTGGAGCTGCAAAAGGTCTTACATTGACAGCATTTACTCTTATTGCTTTCCTAGAAAATGCa aatacaaatggaaaatatagaaacacaataaataaaggaattgATTATATCGTTCGTaacataaatgatttaaatgatgCTTATGCTTTGAGTATATGCACATATGCCTTAAATTTAGCAAAACATCCATATGAGAATACAGTATTTAATTTGCTAGAATCTAAAGCTATGACtaaagaagatataaaatgGTGGAATAAACCAATACcagtaaatgataaaaatccgTGGTATTATTCTCTACCACGATCTATTGACGTTGAAATGACATCCTACTCTTTATTGACTTATTTAGAACGTAATTTAATCGCTGATTCTATACCTATAATGAAGTGGCTAGTAAAACAAAGAAATGCAGAAGGGGGTTTTGCATCTACACAg gATACGGTAATTGGAATCCAAGCTTTGGCAAAGTTaggtgaaaaattaataacaaaaaataataatatacagaataataatatttctgtaacATTTGCATATGAAGGAGGTGGACAAAgtcaaatgaatataaattctgaTAATTCTATGATACTTCAAAAACAAATG ttatcaAGAAAAACTAGATTAGTTAATATAACAGCTACTGGAAATGGATTTGTTTTGGTTCAAGTTACATatcaatacaatttaaatgtaaCTGGAGCATGGCCACTCTTCACTTTAGATCCGCAAGtagataaaaattccaatgcTAATCATTTACAACTTTCAATTTGTTCTGg ATTTGTGCCAACTAAAGAAGCAAATGAAAGTAATATGGTTGTGATGGAAGTCAATTTGCCTTCTGGTTTTACTGTAGATAAGGAATCGTTACCTAGCCTTGAAGTATCACAAAATGTAAAACGAGTAGAAACTAAAAACGGAGATACaatcgtaatattatattttgatgag atgagCAGACAAGAATATTGTCCTACAGTATCTGCATTCAGAACACATAAAGTAGCAAAACAGAAACCAGTACCAGTtactatatatgattattatgattcat caaGAAGAGCAAGAGTATTTTATGAACCACGAAAAGCTACTCTTTGTGATATATGTGAAGATGAAGATTGTGAAGATTTATGTGTTTCGCAACCTGGTAAACAAAAAGATTTGTCACAATCCAGTGCTTCATATTTATCAACttgtatatatctatactcattatttacttcattttatattatatactttggTTATTtgtaa
- the LOC107999175 gene encoding CD109 antigen isoform X2, whose amino-acid sequence MIWQWFHIFFLFSIILNVTAESYYSIIAPKVIRADSEYHVAVSTTGVSTPSTIYIELNGLLDNGEIFNVSQVTRVQPYMTRILQFEIGDIIPGKYQLIARGLSGIEFSNSKSIDYVLKSYSVFIQTDRAIYKPGNKVMFRCILLNSRLRPTLERLVDIYITDGKGNRIKQWIRPSVTHGIFNGEIELSEFPVLGTWKITANVGDQTFEKDFEVAEYILPNFEVTIDASKHFTFKESKITATIYAKYIYGKPVKGEATITAYPDIFSGVIQPIYQQPVRKVIPINGKVIVDFDIYNELKLTDEYERPVMLDVTIEESLTGRRQNTSTHITLHKNKYTMDLIKTSEYYKPGLKYTAFIKITYHDGTPVRDNKNPVTIKYGYSYNIDNQSVYTNITGMLDENGMVKLDFYPPKTNDNISYPLNIEAQYLNLYEWFPSTNQAMSQNNEYIQAILKTEKPMVNQDIEIEVNSTIPLKYINYEIFGRGDILDAGSIYVQNKHTTNFKFLATYVMAPTAHVIVYYVGNDGEVIADALDVELEGVLQNFVDIKMAPEEVAPGENVNLIITSKPNSYIGLLGVDQRSLLLKSGNDISYEQVYKELKSYDNAHESPYTNSIFDRYLWSPGSATAKDVFRESGAIIITNGYVHENLPIIYYRSAVAFAFPSAAGSISSIALPSKKTKVRKNFPETWLWQTLDAGLEGKNELKRNVPDSITSWVLTAFSVNDVHGLGLIKEPQKLKVFRPFFITMDLPYSVIRGEIVAIQIVVFNYMNKNVVAEVLLTNEGQFDFAEISNEIQDVPKLELYRKKKVEVKANSGSSISFMIIPRELGYITIKATANSILAGDSVNRKLLVKAEGETQYVNRATFLDLRNTKSTSINVTIDIPKNAVPGSEHIEISAVGDILGPSILNLANLIKMPSGCGEQNMLNFVPNIMILNYLKNTNQLTQAVQNKALRYMEIGYQRELTYRHNDGSFSAFGMSDSNGSTWLTAFVAKAFKQAAAYIPIEDRIIDEALQWLSNNQAPNGSFPEVGRVSHRDMQGGAAKGLTLTAFTLIAFLENANTNGKYRNTINKGIDYIVRNINDLNDAYALSICTYALNLAKHPYENTVFNLLESKAMTKEDIKWWNKPIPVNDKNPWYYSLPRSIDVEMTSYSLLTYLERNLIADSIPIMKWLVKQRNAEGGFASTQDTVIGIQALAKLGEKLITKNNNIQNNNISVTFAYEGGGQSQMNINSDNSMILQKQMLSRKTRLVNITATGNGFVLVQVTYQYNLNVTGAWPLFTLDPQVDKNSNANHLQLSICSGFVPTKEANESNMVVMEVNLPSGFTVDKESLPSLEVSQNVKRVETKNGDTIVILYFDEMSRQEYCPTVSAFRTHKVAKQKPVPVTIYDYYDSSRRARVFYEPRKATLCDICEDEDCEDLCVSQPGKQKDLSQSSASYLSTCIYLYSLFTSFYIIYFGYL is encoded by the exons atgatttggcAGtggtttcatattttttttttattctccataatattaaatgttactGCAGAATC atattatagcATAATAGCTCCAAAAGTAATACGAGCTGATTCTGAATATCATGTAGCTGTAAGTACTACTGGTGTATCAACACcatcaacaatatatattgaattgaatggATTGCTTGATAatggagaaatatttaatgtatctcAAGTTACACGTGTACAACCATACATGAcaagaattttacaatttgag attggTGATATTATTCCTggcaaatatcaattaattgcaCGTGGTTTGTCAggaatagaattttcaaattctaaatCAATAGATTATGTTCTCAAAAGTTATTCAGTTTTTATTCAAACTGATAGAGCAATTTATAAACCAGGAAATAAAGTTATGTTTCGatgtattttattgaattctagACTTAGACCTACACTTGAAAGATtagtagatatttatattaca gATGGAAAAGGAAATAGAATTAAGCAGTGGATTCGCCCATCTGTAACTCATGGAATTTTCAATGGAGAAATTGAACTATCTGAATTTCCAGTTTTAGGTACTTGGAAAATTACAGCTAATGTTGGAGATCAAACATTTGAAAAGGATTTTGAAGTTGCTGAATATATATTACCTAATTTTGAAGTAACAATTGATGCTTCtaaacattttacatttaaagaatcaaaaattacTGCAACAATTTATGCCAA GTATATTTATGGTAAACCAGTGAAAGGCGAAGCAACAATTACAGCTTATCCAGATATTTTTTCTGGTGTAATACAACCAATATATCAACAACCTGTACGAAAAGTAATTCCTATAAATGGAAAAGTAATTgttgattttgatatttataatgaattaaa attaactGATGAATATGAAAGACCAGTCATGCTTGATGTTACAATAGAAGAATCTTTAACTGGTAGAAGACAAAATACTTCTACACATATaacattacataaaaataaatatacaatggatttaataaaaacatcagaatattataaaccaggattaaaatatacagcattt ataaaaataacatatcatGATGGAACACCAgtaagagataataaaaatcctgttacaataaaatatggatatagttataatattgataatcagtccgtatatacaaatattactgGTATGTTGGATGAAAATGGAATggtaaaattagatttttatccgCCAAAAACTAATGATAACATTTCTTATCCTTTAAACATTGAg gctcaatatttaaatctttatgaaTGGTTTCCATCAACAAATCAAGCTATGtctcaaaataatgaatatatacaagCTATTTTGAAAACTGAAAAACCTATG gTTAATCAAGATATAGAAATTGAAGTCAATTCTACAAttccattgaaatatattaattatgaaatatttggacGCGGTGATATATTAGATGCAGGTTCTAtttatgtacaaaataaacatacaacaaattttaa attcttAGCGACATATGTTATGGCTCCTACTGCACatgtaattgtatattatgtagGAAATGATGGTGAAGTCATTGCAGATGCTTTAGATGTAGAATTAGAAGGAGtacttcaaaatttt gttgATATCAAAATGGCACCTGAAGAAGTTGCACCAGgagaaaatgttaatttaattattacgtcAAAACCAAATTCATATATTGGATTATTAGGTGTAGATCAAAGATCTCTTCTATTAAAATCTGGCAATGATATTTCatat gaacaagtatataaagaattaaaatcatatgatAATGCACATGAATCACCTTATACAAATTCCatttttgatcgatatttATGGAGTCCTGGTTCAGCTACAGCAAAAGATGTTTTcaga gaaAGTGGTGCTATTATCATAACAAATGGATATGTTCATGAAAATTTACCCATTA TATACTACAGATCTGCTGTAGCGTTCGCCTTTCCATCAGCTGCTGGAAGTATCAGTTCAATTGCATTGCCATCAAAGAAGACGAAAGTACGCAAGAATTTCCCTGAAACTTGGCTTTGGCAAACGCTTGATGCTGG gcTTGAGGGAAAAAATGAGCTGAAAAGAAATGTACCTGATTCGATTACATCATGGGTGCTTACTGCATTTTCTGTAAATGATGTTCATGGATTAGGTCTTATAAAAGAACCACAAAAG ttGAAAGTTTTTAGACCATTTTTCATTACAATGGATCTTCCTTATTCCGTGATCCGAGGCGAAATTGTTGCAATTCAAATCgtagtatttaattatatgaataaaaatgttgtAGCTGaagttttattaacaaatgaaGGCCAATTTGATTTTGCAGAAATATCTAATGAAATTCAAGATGTaccaa aattagaattatatcgtAAGAAGAAAGTTGAAGTAAAAGCTAACTCTGGAAGTAGTATATCCTTCATGATTATTCCACGAGAATTGGGATACATTACAATTAAAGCAACTGCAAATAGTATATTAGCTGGAGATAGTGTTAATCGTAAACTTCTTGTtaag gCTGAAGGAGAAACGCAATATGTAAACAGAGCAACTTTCTTAGATCTTAGAAATACAAAAAGTACATCAATTAATGTCACAATTGATATACCCAAAAATGCTGTACCAGGTTCAGaacatattgaaatatctGCAGTAG gtgATATTTTGGGTCCAAGCATTTTGAATTTggcaaatttaatcaaaatgccATCTGGTTGTGGGGaacaaaatatgttaaattttgttccaaacataatgatattaaattatctcaaA aatacaaATCAATTAACACAAGCAGTGCAAAACAAAGCTCTTAGATATATGGAAATAGGCTATCAAAGAGAATTAACTTATAGACATAATGATGGATCATTTAGTGCATTTGGCATGTCTGATAGCAATGGAAGTACatg gcTTACAGCATTTGTTGCAAAAGCTTTTAAACAAGCTGCTGCATATATTCCAATTGAAGATAGAATAATAGATGAAGCTTTGCAATGGTTATCAAATAATCAAGCTCCTAATGGAAGTTTTCCTGAAGTAGGAAGAGTTAGTCATCGAGACATGCAAGGTGGAGCTGCAAAAGGTCTTACATTGACAGCATTTACTCTTATTGCTTTCCTAGAAAATGCa aatacaaatggaaaatatagaaacacaataaataaaggaattgATTATATCGTTCGTaacataaatgatttaaatgatgCTTATGCTTTGAGTATATGCACATATGCCTTAAATTTAGCAAAACATCCATATGAGAATACAGTATTTAATTTGCTAGAATCTAAAGCTATGACtaaagaagatataaaatgGTGGAATAAACCAATACcagtaaatgataaaaatccgTGGTATTATTCTCTACCACGATCTATTGACGTTGAAATGACATCCTACTCTTTATTGACTTATTTAGAACGTAATTTAATCGCTGATTCTATACCTATAATGAAGTGGCTAGTAAAACAAAGAAATGCAGAAGGGGGTTTTGCATCTACACAg gATACGGTAATTGGAATCCAAGCTTTGGCAAAGTTaggtgaaaaattaataacaaaaaataataatatacagaataataatatttctgtaacATTTGCATATGAAGGAGGTGGACAAAgtcaaatgaatataaattctgaTAATTCTATGATACTTCAAAAACAAATG ttatcaAGAAAAACTAGATTAGTTAATATAACAGCTACTGGAAATGGATTTGTTTTGGTTCAAGTTACATatcaatacaatttaaatgtaaCTGGAGCATGGCCACTCTTCACTTTAGATCCGCAAGtagataaaaattccaatgcTAATCATTTACAACTTTCAATTTGTTCTGg ATTTGTGCCAACTAAAGAAGCAAATGAAAGTAATATGGTTGTGATGGAAGTCAATTTGCCTTCTGGTTTTACTGTAGATAAGGAATCGTTACCTAGCCTTGAAGTATCACAAAATGTAAAACGAGTAGAAACTAAAAACGGAGATACaatcgtaatattatattttgatgag atgagCAGACAAGAATATTGTCCTACAGTATCTGCATTCAGAACACATAAAGTAGCAAAACAGAAACCAGTACCAGTtactatatatgattattatgattcat caaGAAGAGCAAGAGTATTTTATGAACCACGAAAAGCTACTCTTTGTGATATATGTGAAGATGAAGATTGTGAAGATTTATGTGTTTCGCAACCTGGTAAACAAAAAGATTTGTCACAATCCAGTGCTTCATATTTATCAACttgtatatatctatactcattatttacttcattttatattatatactttggTTATTtgtaa